The sequence below is a genomic window from Gammaproteobacteria bacterium.
TATGAAGGAAAAATTGAAGGCAGTGGGATTGGTCTCTATATTGTCGATCAATATGTAAAATGTATGGGTGGTGGTATCACCGTTAAAAGTGCCGTCGGCCAAGGCAGTACCTTTACGGTAGTGTTACCGATGACAATTGCCTCAAACCTTTTTTTATCTGAAAGTAAAAAAGAAAAAGTGTTAACTGCTGAAGCCAATATTTCTTCTCACGTCACGCCAACAATAACCGCACCCGCCAATTTTCGCAGCTCTTCCACAGATGAAAAAACGCTCGCAGCCGATGCGCCAAGAGTTTTGCTCGTGGAAGATAGCGATCTTATTCAAATGGTCACTAAAACGTTACTCAATGATGCTGGCTTTCAAATCGATATTGCGAGCTCTGGTGAAGAAGCTGTTCAAATGTTTTCGCCTGGAAAATATGGTTTAATCTATATGGATATCGGTTTACCCATCATGGATGGTTATGAAACGACACAAGCGATTCGCACCAAAGAGAAAGCGGAACATGCCAGTGGGCTCACGCCTATTATTGCATTGACGGGCCATGGTGCGGTGGATATTCAAACCTTTTGTGGACAAGCTGGTATGCAAAGTGTTTTGAGTAAACCATTAACACGCGAACAAGTAGAAATGATTTGGAGACTTTACGTTAAAGAGGAGTCAATTCACGTACCCGGGCTTACACTCATTGCATCACCCTCACCATCAATGAATATTCAAATAATTGATTTATCCGCCACGATCACCTTGCTAGGAACAAAAAAGCAAGCACGTGATATGCTCGCTTTATTTGCAAAAGAACTGACAGAGCAGTTTTTGCCTAATATTGAAAAATTAATTCGACAACACCATCATGAAGCTTTGCGAAAGCAGTTACATACAATGATGGGCGCGTTATGTTATGTCAAAGCACCATTGCTCTATCAAGCCGTTGTGGATTTGCAATTCGCTGCACAAAGTGATGTTCACACGATAGAAACTGCGTATCAGAAATTACAAAAAGAAGCTGAAAATTTTATTGAGCTTTATCAAAAAATGAAACATCAGGGGGAAATTAAGAAATCAAGGGGTCAGATCATTTGATTGCAAATCAAGAAATCAAGAAAAAACTAATTTTCCAAAATCAAATTGATCTGAATCCTTGGTTTTTTTTTGCTTTGTTATTTTACTCCCCTCACCCCTACCCCTCTCCCGGAGAGAAATCAAGGGGTCAGATCATTTGATTGCAAATCAAGAAATCAAGAAAAAACTAATTTTCCAAAATCAAATGCTATGCCTTTCTTTCAAGCATTGTAAATCGATGGACGTCAAATAGAAATTCTCGTAAGACGTGAAATTGGCGTTGAAAAATTTCAACGCCAATTAACAGTTATCAAAAAATGTCTAACCAAACGCTTCAAGGAACGTCTACAGGAACGTTTTAAAATCAAACCTTCCTGCTTACCAGTAAATTCAGTCATAACTCACTGATTTCACTGGTGCCGATAGCCCGAATCGAACGGGCGACCTACTGATTACGAATCAGTTGCTCTACCAACTGAGCTACATCGGCAACGATATCGATTATAGAGGGAATTACTTATGCATGACAAATATTTTTTTAAAAGCCATTGTGTTTTCTTTCAAATTTTAGTACAAATAACGCTTCCCGCCCTTCGCATCTTTTTTATCCTTTATCTTTTTATTTGTTATCCCACCGGGAGAACGCTTATGTCTATTCAAAGCAAAAAAGGCTTCAGCCTGATTGAATTAATGGTTGTTGTTGCTATCGTCGGAATTTTGACAGCGCTCGCTGTACCTTCGTATCAAAAATATATTGAAAAAGCAAAATTTAGTGAAGTAATTTCTTCAACAGAACCCTACAAATTAGCCGTTGCATTAGATTTACAAGAAAGCATTCCAATGAATGAATTAAATTCTGGCGAACATGATATTCCAACTTTTACGGAAGCTACTGAAAATTTAGCTGATATTACAGTAAGTGCTGGAATAATAATCGCTAAAGGAACCAAATCAGTTGAAGAAAATACTTATATACTCACTCCTAATAGCAAGGGAACAGAGTGGATAACCTCAGGAAGCTGTAAAGAAAACACTCTGTGCTAGGAATAATAAACAATGGACAGTCTACGCATTACTATAAAAAACACTATCAGCTGGTTAACCCATCACCCTCAACAAGAAAATGATTTTTCTTCCAAAAAAAACGATCAACTACTGCAAAATCTTGTGAATGACCTTATAAACTACGCTGAATTAAAAATGAGCTCAGATATTCATCTTGAGCCACAAGAAAATGGCATACGTATTCGCTTGAGAATCGATGGGGTTTTGTCAGAACATTTTCAAGCTCCAAAATACATTTATAAGCAATTTTGTTGTAAATTAAAAATACTAGCTAATATTGATATCGCTCAAACAAGACTACCACAAGATGGTAAGTTTATTTTTCAAGTCAAAAACAATCTACAAATTCACATTCGCATGAGCACCTGCCCGACAGTTTTAGGAGAAAAAATTGTATTGCGCTTACTGAAAGACAACAAAAGCACATTAAACTTAAACTGTCTTGGAATGAATCCAGAGCAGCTCACAGTTTTTTCTCAGGCCATTTCTAGTCCGCATGGTCTAGTACTAATAACAGGGCCAACTGGCAGTGGAAAAACTTCTACACTGTACTCAGCGCTGAGCAATATCAATGCAGATACTAAAAACATTATTACGATTGAAGACCCAGTTGAAGTGCATCTTCCAAGAATAAACCAAATCAATATTAATATTAAAGCAGATCTTACTTTCTCATCGGCTCTTCGCTCAATTTTAAGGCAAGACCCTGACGTTATTATGATTGGAGAAATCAGAGATGAAGAAACCGCTCAAATTGCGATTCAAGCTGCAAATACAGGCCATTTAGTATTGGCTACACTTCATACAAATAATTGCATTGAAACAGTCAATCGACTAAAACAAATGAACCTTGATCAAAATGAATTTATTTCTTGCCTGCGATTAATTGTATCTCAACGCCTTTTACGAAAAAAATGTACTAAGTGCGATCAAGGAAGTATGAATTCAGAATGTGAATGCACTGATGGATACTATGGTCGTTTTGGTGTGTTTGAAATGCTTTATTTTAATGAATCATTGAAACACCACATGATCCAAAATCCATATTGCAACGAATCAACTTTAATTCAAAATTATCAATTTACCCCTATTAATCAACAAGTTATGGAATGCATTCGTTATGGAATTACAAGCCAGGAAGAAGCAAAAAGAGCCCTCAATATATGTTAAGAAAAAAATTATATTATTTTTCAGGCAAAGATGAAGAAGGCGTAGATATTAAAGGAGCAATTGACGCTCCAAATAAAGCAATAGCACGTTACATGCTATTGAAGATAGGGCTAAAAAAAATTAATTATTTAATAATCACTTTATTTTCTTGTAAA
It includes:
- a CDS encoding prepilin-type N-terminal cleavage/methylation domain-containing protein, whose translation is MSIQSKKGFSLIELMVVVAIVGILTALAVPSYQKYIEKAKFSEVISSTEPYKLAVALDLQESIPMNELNSGEHDIPTFTEATENLADITVSAGIIIAKGTKSVEENTYILTPNSKGTEWITSGSCKENTLC
- a CDS encoding response regulator gives rise to the protein YEGKIEGSGIGLYIVDQYVKCMGGGITVKSAVGQGSTFTVVLPMTIASNLFLSESKKEKVLTAEANISSHVTPTITAPANFRSSSTDEKTLAADAPRVLLVEDSDLIQMVTKTLLNDAGFQIDIASSGEEAVQMFSPGKYGLIYMDIGLPIMDGYETTQAIRTKEKAEHASGLTPIIALTGHGAVDIQTFCGQAGMQSVLSKPLTREQVEMIWRLYVKEESIHVPGLTLIASPSPSMNIQIIDLSATITLLGTKKQARDMLALFAKELTEQFLPNIEKLIRQHHHEALRKQLHTMMGALCYVKAPLLYQAVVDLQFAAQSDVHTIETAYQKLQKEAENFIELYQKMKHQGEIKKSRGQII
- a CDS encoding type II/IV secretion system protein yields the protein MDSLRITIKNTISWLTHHPQQENDFSSKKNDQLLQNLVNDLINYAELKMSSDIHLEPQENGIRIRLRIDGVLSEHFQAPKYIYKQFCCKLKILANIDIAQTRLPQDGKFIFQVKNNLQIHIRMSTCPTVLGEKIVLRLLKDNKSTLNLNCLGMNPEQLTVFSQAISSPHGLVLITGPTGSGKTSTLYSALSNINADTKNIITIEDPVEVHLPRINQININIKADLTFSSALRSILRQDPDVIMIGEIRDEETAQIAIQAANTGHLVLATLHTNNCIETVNRLKQMNLDQNEFISCLRLIVSQRLLRKKCTKCDQGSMNSECECTDGYYGRFGVFEMLYFNESLKHHMIQNPYCNESTLIQNYQFTPINQQVMECIRYGITSQEEAKRALNIC